From the Shewanella amazonensis SB2B genome, one window contains:
- the pyrD gene encoding quinone-dependent dihydroorotate dehydrogenase — MFYKIAQSIMFQMDPERAHNLAIGSLKRTANTPMTAFYAQCIAPKPVTCMGIIFPNPVGLAAGLDKDGEAIDAFHAMGFGHVEVGTVTPRPQPGNDLPRLFRLKPAKGIINRMGFNNKGVDNLVANLKAKKTDILVGVNIGKNKDTPVEEGKNDYLICMDKVYPHAAYIAVNISSPNTPGLRTLQYGDLLDDLLSSLKAKQTELAEQHGKYVPIALKIAPDLTDEEIASIATSLIKNQFDAAIATNTTLSRDGVSGLANANETGGLSGKPLTELSTKVIKKLAAELKGEIPIIGVGGINSSQDALAKFDAGATLVQIYSGFIYQGPKLIKDIVASYSAK; from the coding sequence ATGTTTTACAAAATCGCGCAGTCTATCATGTTCCAAATGGATCCTGAGCGAGCCCACAACCTGGCCATTGGCAGCCTCAAGCGAACCGCTAACACACCTATGACGGCGTTTTATGCTCAGTGCATTGCACCTAAACCTGTGACTTGCATGGGGATCATCTTTCCAAACCCTGTTGGGCTTGCCGCAGGTCTGGATAAAGACGGTGAGGCCATTGATGCCTTCCACGCCATGGGTTTTGGACATGTGGAAGTAGGGACAGTGACACCGCGTCCACAGCCTGGCAACGATCTGCCGCGTTTGTTCCGGTTAAAGCCGGCCAAGGGCATCATCAACCGCATGGGTTTTAACAATAAGGGCGTGGATAATCTGGTCGCGAACCTTAAGGCAAAGAAAACCGATATTCTGGTCGGTGTGAATATTGGTAAAAACAAAGATACACCGGTGGAAGAGGGTAAAAACGATTACCTCATCTGTATGGATAAGGTGTATCCCCATGCGGCCTATATTGCCGTGAATATTTCATCTCCCAACACGCCGGGTTTACGCACCCTGCAGTATGGCGATCTATTGGATGATCTCCTGTCGTCGCTTAAAGCCAAGCAAACTGAGCTGGCTGAGCAGCATGGCAAATATGTGCCCATTGCACTTAAAATTGCACCGGATCTGACCGATGAAGAAATTGCCAGTATTGCGACATCCTTAATCAAAAACCAATTTGATGCGGCAATTGCCACCAATACGACCTTGAGCCGTGATGGTGTTTCAGGATTGGCCAATGCAAATGAAACTGGTGGTCTATCAGGTAAGCCATTAACTGAATTATCGACCAAGGTGATCAAAAAATTGGCCGCCGAATTAAAAGGTGAGATCCCAATTATTGGTGTGGGTGGGATCAATTCATCTCAGGATGCACTGGCTAAATTTGATGCAGGTGCCACGCTTGTTCAAATATATTCAGGCTTTATCTATCAGGGTCCGAAATTAATAAAAGACATAGTGGCTTCTTATAGCGCAAAATAA
- a CDS encoding WD40/YVTN/BNR-like repeat-containing protein — translation MLLRVLLPLSLLSLAAMSAQAADSPGHQLQPNAIKSLLLDVVNAGEYLVAVGERGHVLLGNGSWQQVETPTDAQLTKVFFLNNQLGWAVGHDATIIHTQDGGKTWNKQFSAPERERPFMDVLFVDDKRGFAVGAYGLFFTTFDGGKQWQEVFHQELLFEEDLAYLNELKDTDPEAYAIERASLLPHFNRLLRLNDGRLLMVGELGLVAVSDNNGDSFTRLPFDYEGSMFSAIQQGDSVYVMGLRGHVFEAGLALDDWQQLDLPVESSINGALADDKGTIYFVGNAGVILSKPDGEEVSLVARRQGENLVAAAKDSRGKVWLVGAKGVFALEDAQKH, via the coding sequence ATGTTGCTGCGAGTCTTGTTGCCACTCTCTTTACTCTCCCTTGCCGCGATGTCTGCCCAGGCGGCAGATAGTCCGGGGCACCAGCTTCAACCCAATGCGATCAAGAGTCTGTTACTGGACGTTGTGAATGCGGGTGAATATTTGGTTGCTGTGGGTGAGCGAGGCCATGTTCTGCTGGGTAACGGCAGTTGGCAACAGGTTGAAACACCGACGGATGCGCAGCTCACCAAGGTTTTTTTCCTCAACAATCAGTTGGGATGGGCAGTAGGGCACGACGCCACTATTATTCATACCCAGGATGGCGGAAAGACCTGGAACAAACAATTCTCCGCCCCCGAGCGTGAACGCCCCTTTATGGATGTGTTGTTCGTGGATGACAAGCGCGGCTTCGCGGTAGGCGCCTATGGTCTTTTCTTTACTACCTTTGATGGTGGTAAACAGTGGCAGGAGGTTTTTCATCAGGAGCTACTGTTTGAAGAAGATCTGGCTTATTTGAACGAGCTTAAAGACACAGATCCCGAGGCCTATGCCATTGAACGGGCTTCTCTGCTGCCTCATTTTAACCGTTTGCTGCGTCTCAACGATGGTCGCTTGCTGATGGTGGGAGAGCTGGGGTTGGTGGCTGTATCAGACAACAACGGTGACAGCTTTACCCGCTTGCCATTTGATTATGAAGGCTCGATGTTCTCTGCCATTCAGCAGGGTGACAGTGTGTATGTGATGGGCCTCAGAGGCCATGTGTTTGAGGCCGGATTAGCCCTGGATGACTGGCAGCAACTCGATTTACCCGTCGAGTCCAGTATCAATGGCGCCCTTGCAGATGATAAAGGCACTATTTACTTTGTGGGTAACGCCGGTGTCATACTCAGTAAACCGGATGGTGAAGAGGTGTCTCTAGTGGCGCGCCGCCAGGGAGAAAACCTCGTTGCAGCGGCCAAAGACAGCCGCGGTAAAGTGTGGCTTGTGGGGGCCAAGGGCGTATTTGCGCTCGAGGATGCCCAGAAACATTAA
- a CDS encoding NAD-glutamate dehydrogenase, protein MALKDAMPSVLLENVVSLIHSKVPNSQAKQVEQFATCLYAHMSKDDLQARTDSDLYGAVLSLWNALGKTPVGDTHVRVFNPTQSKHGWQSSHTIIEVIQPDMPFLTDSLGMALNRLGVTTHMMLHTPLAIGRSDKGIDSVGFVKDSPESDDKVAIFLIEIDRQSSEADLKNLLGEVQSVLTDVHAAVKDWQAMSDKLTATITELPKQPFPGTKEELDEAVAFLTYLNNHHFTLLGYRQYDLKRVEGDMELVPNLESGLGLMNKPGKHKPDALMLSTLSNSARKEALDHSLLILTKSSTKSRVHRPAYVDYIGIKRFDKKGNVVGEDRFIGLYASNLYNRSPREIPLLAQKVQRVLDNSGLVPRSHDYKALVNILENLPRDEIIQANEQELSQVAHGVLEMQDRDKLKLFVRKDGFGRFLSCLVYVSKDRYNTKLRQDTQRILAQHFQSKEEVEFTTYFSESTLARTHYIVKVDNNNMDVDVAAIENNLIEAARSWEDKLYNSLNHAMGEEQGNRLSKRYLTAFSRSYKEDVLPNAAVVDIQQLEALDEEHKLGMLFYQPQEAALNSNKVRLKLFHKDEPIHLSDVLPMLENFGLRVINERPYEVKTPDGATFWILDFLMMVTGGNTENLADSQDRFQTALSQVWNKKLEDDGFNRLVLSTGLAGREVSILRAYAKYMRQIDATFSQAYIEQTFARYPEIADLLVKMFIRKFNPKLKTRTLTKFKEQLNLRLEDVASLDDDRIIRRYLDLINATVRTNFYQTKADGENKDYVSFKFIPKMIPEMPKPLPAFEIFVYSPRVEGVHLRGGKVARGGLRWSDRREDFRTEVLGLVKAQNVKNTVIVPVGAKGGFVCKQSPVDGGREAIFTEGQECYRIFIRGLLDVTDNIINGEIVPPVDVVRHDEDDAYLVVAADKGTATFSDIANAISIEYNHWLGDAFASGGSNGYDHKKMGITAKGGWESVKRHFREIGIDCQTTDFTCLGIGDMAGDVFGNGMLLSEHTCLVAAFNHMHIFIDPTPDAAASFKERERLFNLPRSSWDDYNRELISKGGGIFLRSAKSITLSPEMKQMLGTDKASMNPTELLKELLKMEVDLIWNGGIGTYVKSSRETNAEVGDRANDGLRVNGRDVRAKIIGEGGNLGCTQLGRIEYAMNGGRMNTDFVDNVGGVDCSDNEVNIKILLNAMVAEGEMTLKQRNRLLEEMTDEVSEIVLQDCKDQTRTISVTQVRGAEQLKEQIRFIHYLEKEGKLDRALEFLPTDDELAERLAAGKPLTRPELSVLVAYAKMVLKEQLLKPEITEDSFLSKLLVSYFPQKLQELYADKMNTHPLRGEIIATSLANELVNDMGLNFVQRMQDETGATVAEVAICYTMAREVFGLAELTKAITAQNVVVPAVVQMEMLHQLRRNVRRACRWFLRHRNRTVGIEQTVAFYKPVFEELKANVNKYMVAEEVDAITAEIHALEKEQVSSDVANVIANMSTLFSALDIAQIAQNENKPVALVAETYFKLGAKVELHWFLEQISAQPVANHWQALARAAFREELDWQQRALSSAVLRTCTDTCSADAIIEGWIEANRVLLERWFHMLADFKTTQSHEFAKFSVALRELNLLILHCEGHS, encoded by the coding sequence ATGGCCTTGAAAGATGCAATGCCTTCAGTACTGCTCGAAAACGTAGTCAGTTTGATCCATTCCAAAGTCCCCAATTCACAAGCAAAGCAAGTTGAACAGTTCGCCACCTGCCTCTACGCCCATATGTCGAAGGACGATCTGCAGGCCCGCACCGACAGTGACCTCTACGGTGCCGTATTAAGCCTCTGGAACGCCCTTGGCAAGACCCCGGTTGGTGATACCCACGTTCGCGTATTCAACCCAACCCAGTCCAAACACGGTTGGCAGTCTTCTCACACCATCATCGAAGTGATCCAGCCCGATATGCCATTTTTGACCGATTCCCTCGGTATGGCGTTGAACCGTTTGGGGGTGACCACTCATATGATGCTGCATACGCCGCTGGCCATTGGCCGCAGCGATAAGGGCATCGACAGTGTGGGGTTTGTGAAAGATAGCCCTGAGAGTGACGACAAGGTTGCGATATTCCTGATTGAAATTGACCGTCAGAGCTCTGAAGCCGACTTGAAAAACCTGCTGGGCGAAGTTCAGTCGGTATTGACAGATGTACACGCCGCAGTGAAAGATTGGCAGGCCATGTCAGACAAGCTGACCGCCACCATCACCGAGCTGCCAAAGCAACCTTTCCCCGGTACCAAGGAAGAGCTGGACGAAGCAGTTGCCTTCCTGACTTACCTGAATAACCACCATTTCACTCTGCTGGGTTACCGTCAGTACGATCTCAAGCGAGTGGAAGGTGACATGGAGCTGGTGCCAAACCTGGAGTCCGGTCTGGGTCTGATGAACAAGCCCGGTAAGCACAAGCCCGATGCGCTGATGCTGTCGACTCTGTCGAACTCTGCCCGCAAAGAAGCCTTGGATCATTCCCTGCTTATCCTCACCAAGAGCAGCACCAAGAGCCGTGTACACCGTCCAGCCTATGTGGATTACATCGGTATCAAGCGTTTCGACAAGAAAGGCAATGTGGTTGGTGAAGACAGATTCATCGGTTTGTACGCATCGAACCTCTATAACCGCAGCCCCCGTGAAATCCCACTTCTGGCCCAAAAGGTACAGCGCGTGCTGGATAACTCGGGTCTGGTGCCTCGCTCACACGATTACAAGGCGCTGGTCAATATTCTCGAAAACCTGCCCCGTGATGAGATTATTCAAGCCAACGAACAGGAACTGTCTCAGGTTGCCCATGGTGTGCTTGAGATGCAGGACCGCGATAAGCTGAAGCTCTTTGTCCGCAAAGATGGTTTCGGCCGCTTCCTGTCTTGTCTGGTGTATGTATCCAAAGACAGATACAACACCAAGCTGCGTCAGGACACGCAGCGTATTCTGGCACAACACTTCCAAAGTAAAGAAGAAGTGGAATTTACCACCTATTTCTCTGAGTCAACGCTCGCCAGAACCCACTACATAGTAAAAGTCGATAACAATAATATGGATGTAGATGTGGCCGCCATTGAAAACAATCTGATTGAAGCCGCGCGCAGCTGGGAAGACAAGCTGTATAACTCACTGAACCATGCCATGGGTGAAGAGCAGGGCAACCGTCTGTCCAAGCGTTACCTGACAGCCTTCTCACGCTCATATAAAGAAGACGTGCTGCCAAACGCCGCCGTGGTGGATATCCAGCAGCTCGAAGCCCTGGATGAAGAGCACAAGCTTGGCATGCTGTTCTATCAACCACAGGAAGCTGCGCTCAACAGCAATAAGGTGCGCCTGAAGCTGTTCCATAAGGATGAGCCCATCCACTTGTCTGATGTGCTGCCAATGTTGGAAAACTTCGGCCTGCGCGTGATTAACGAACGCCCATACGAAGTGAAGACCCCGGACGGTGCCACTTTCTGGATCCTCGACTTCCTGATGATGGTCACCGGCGGCAACACCGAAAACCTCGCCGACAGCCAGGACAGATTCCAGACGGCACTGTCTCAGGTGTGGAACAAGAAGCTGGAAGACGATGGCTTTAACCGCCTGGTGCTGTCCACCGGTCTGGCTGGCCGCGAAGTGTCTATCCTGCGTGCCTATGCCAAGTACATGCGTCAGATTGACGCCACCTTCAGCCAGGCCTATATCGAGCAAACCTTTGCCCGTTATCCAGAGATAGCCGATTTGCTGGTGAAGATGTTCATCCGCAAGTTCAATCCAAAACTCAAGACCCGCACTCTGACCAAGTTCAAGGAACAACTGAACCTGCGTCTGGAAGATGTGGCGAGCCTGGATGATGACCGTATTATCCGCCGTTATCTGGATCTGATTAACGCCACAGTGCGTACCAACTTCTATCAGACCAAGGCTGATGGTGAGAATAAGGACTATGTGTCCTTCAAGTTCATCCCCAAGATGATCCCAGAGATGCCAAAGCCGCTGCCAGCGTTTGAAATCTTTGTGTACAGCCCAAGGGTAGAAGGCGTGCACCTGCGTGGTGGTAAGGTTGCCCGTGGTGGTCTGCGTTGGTCAGATCGCCGTGAAGACTTCCGCACCGAAGTGCTGGGGCTGGTAAAAGCCCAAAACGTGAAAAACACGGTAATCGTCCCTGTGGGTGCCAAGGGTGGTTTCGTTTGCAAACAGTCTCCCGTTGACGGCGGCCGTGAAGCCATTTTCACCGAAGGTCAGGAATGTTACCGCATCTTTATCCGCGGTCTGCTGGATGTTACCGACAACATCATCAACGGTGAAATTGTTCCGCCTGTGGATGTAGTGCGTCACGATGAAGACGATGCCTACCTGGTAGTGGCTGCCGACAAAGGCACAGCCACCTTCTCTGACATCGCCAACGCCATCTCCATCGAGTACAACCACTGGCTGGGTGATGCGTTCGCATCAGGCGGTTCAAACGGTTACGACCACAAGAAGATGGGTATCACCGCCAAGGGTGGCTGGGAATCTGTTAAGCGTCACTTCCGTGAAATCGGCATTGACTGCCAGACCACGGACTTTACCTGTTTGGGTATCGGTGACATGGCCGGTGACGTATTCGGTAACGGCATGCTGTTGTCGGAGCACACCTGTCTGGTGGCCGCATTCAACCACATGCACATCTTTATCGACCCGACTCCGGATGCCGCTGCCTCATTCAAAGAGCGTGAGCGCCTGTTCAACCTGCCACGTTCCAGCTGGGATGACTACAACCGTGAGCTGATCTCCAAGGGCGGCGGTATCTTCCTGCGCAGCGCCAAGTCCATCACCCTGAGCCCAGAGATGAAGCAGATGCTGGGCACAGACAAGGCCTCCATGAACCCAACTGAGCTGCTTAAAGAGCTGCTGAAGATGGAAGTGGACCTGATTTGGAACGGCGGTATCGGTACTTACGTTAAGTCTTCCCGCGAGACCAATGCTGAAGTGGGCGATCGTGCCAACGACGGTCTGCGTGTAAACGGTCGTGATGTACGCGCCAAAATCATCGGTGAAGGCGGTAACCTGGGTTGTACCCAGCTTGGTCGAATCGAATACGCCATGAACGGTGGCCGCATGAACACTGACTTCGTGGATAACGTGGGTGGCGTGGACTGTTCTGACAACGAAGTCAACATCAAGATTTTGCTCAATGCCATGGTGGCGGAAGGCGAGATGACCCTCAAGCAGCGTAACCGCTTGCTGGAGGAAATGACCGACGAAGTGAGCGAAATCGTTCTGCAGGACTGTAAAGACCAAACCCGTACCATCTCTGTCACTCAGGTACGTGGCGCCGAGCAGCTCAAAGAGCAAATTCGTTTCATCCATTATCTTGAGAAAGAAGGCAAGCTCGATCGCGCGTTGGAATTCCTGCCAACCGACGATGAACTGGCTGAGCGTTTGGCAGCGGGCAAGCCACTGACCCGTCCAGAGCTGTCAGTGCTGGTTGCATATGCCAAGATGGTGCTCAAGGAGCAGCTGCTTAAACCGGAAATCACCGAAGACAGCTTCCTGTCCAAACTGCTGGTGAGCTACTTCCCGCAGAAACTGCAGGAGCTGTATGCAGACAAGATGAATACGCACCCACTGCGTGGTGAAATCATCGCGACGTCACTGGCCAATGAGCTGGTGAATGACATGGGTCTTAACTTCGTGCAGCGTATGCAGGATGAGACTGGTGCCACAGTGGCCGAAGTTGCCATTTGCTACACTATGGCTCGCGAAGTCTTTGGTTTGGCAGAGCTTACCAAGGCCATTACGGCTCAAAACGTGGTAGTGCCTGCGGTAGTGCAAATGGAAATGCTGCATCAGCTGCGTCGTAATGTGCGCCGTGCCTGTCGTTGGTTCCTGCGTCATCGCAACCGCACAGTGGGCATCGAGCAAACCGTTGCCTTCTACAAGCCGGTATTCGAAGAACTCAAGGCCAACGTGAACAAGTACATGGTTGCCGAAGAGGTTGACGCCATCACTGCTGAAATCCATGCCCTTGAAAAAGAGCAGGTGTCCAGCGACGTGGCCAACGTCATTGCCAACATGAGCACGCTGTTCTCGGCACTGGACATTGCCCAGATTGCCCAGAACGAGAATAAGCCGGTAGCGCTTGTGGCAGAGACCTACTTCAAGTTGGGTGCCAAGGTAGAACTGCACTGGTTCCTCGAGCAGATCAGCGCCCAGCCGGTGGCCAACCACTGGCAGGCTCTGGCCCGGGCCGCCTTCCGTGAAGAACTGGATTGGCAGCAACGTGCTCTGAGCTCTGCAGTGCTGCGCACCTGTACTGACACTTGCAGCGCCGATGCCATTATTGAAGGCTGGATTGAAGCTAACCGAGTACTGCTGGAGCGCTGGTTCCACATGCTTGCGGACTTCAAGACAACGCAAAGCCATGAATTTGCCAAGTTCTCGGTGGCACTGCGTGAGCTGAACCTGTTGATCCTCCATTGCGAAGGTCACAGCTAA
- a CDS encoding DUF1329 domain-containing protein translates to MKKLAILSAAVMFALGGGAAVAKVSEAEAAKLGTSLTPMGGEMAASADGSIPAWNGGITAAPAGYKKGDHHPDPYSADKVEYTVTKANLEQYKSLLTPGQIKLFELYPDTFKMNVYKTQRSASAPQWVYDATKANASRAELVQGGNGVVGAAVGIPFPIPQNGLEAIWNHILRFRGVDIETQRNQAAPAKGGGYTLVELSEQLRFEYSQPDMTPEKLKENNTLALFKQVVTQPARLAGTALLVKETLDQEALPRQAWTYNTGQRRVRKAPNVAFDTPGTVSDGLRTTDDYDMFNGSPSRYNWELVGKKEILIPYNDYKLHSDKVKYDDILTPGHINPDLVRWEKHRVWEVKATLKDGMRHIYKTRVFFLDEDSWQVSATDMYDNRDELYRVAFAHGLNYYEVPAHWSTLEVFHDLQSRRYLAIGLDNEGSMYDFDAKLSASDFTPDALRREGVR, encoded by the coding sequence ATGAAGAAACTTGCGATATTGTCTGCAGCGGTAATGTTCGCCTTGGGTGGCGGCGCTGCAGTGGCGAAAGTCTCCGAGGCCGAAGCGGCCAAACTGGGTACCAGCCTGACTCCCATGGGCGGTGAAATGGCTGCCAGTGCCGATGGTTCCATCCCAGCGTGGAATGGCGGTATCACAGCCGCACCTGCCGGTTACAAAAAGGGCGACCACCATCCTGATCCTTATTCAGCCGACAAGGTTGAATACACTGTGACCAAGGCTAATCTGGAGCAGTACAAGAGTTTGTTGACCCCCGGTCAAATCAAGCTGTTTGAACTGTATCCCGACACTTTCAAAATGAACGTCTACAAAACCCAGCGCAGCGCATCTGCACCCCAGTGGGTGTACGATGCCACCAAGGCCAACGCATCCCGCGCCGAACTGGTTCAGGGTGGCAACGGTGTAGTGGGTGCCGCTGTGGGTATTCCATTCCCCATTCCACAAAACGGTCTTGAGGCTATCTGGAACCATATCCTGCGTTTCCGTGGCGTAGACATTGAAACCCAGCGTAACCAGGCTGCACCTGCCAAGGGCGGCGGTTATACCTTGGTTGAGTTGTCTGAGCAGCTGCGCTTTGAGTACTCACAGCCAGACATGACACCTGAAAAGCTTAAAGAAAACAACACGCTTGCACTTTTCAAGCAGGTTGTGACCCAGCCAGCCCGTTTGGCCGGTACCGCGCTTTTGGTGAAAGAAACCCTGGATCAGGAAGCTCTGCCTCGTCAGGCATGGACCTATAACACCGGGCAGCGCCGGGTGCGCAAGGCGCCCAACGTAGCCTTTGATACCCCGGGTACCGTATCCGACGGTCTGCGCACCACTGACGACTACGATATGTTCAACGGCTCTCCAAGCCGCTACAACTGGGAACTGGTGGGCAAAAAGGAAATCCTGATCCCGTACAACGACTACAAGTTGCACTCAGATAAGGTCAAGTACGACGATATCCTGACTCCGGGTCACATCAACCCTGATCTGGTGCGTTGGGAGAAGCACCGCGTATGGGAAGTGAAAGCGACCCTGAAAGACGGCATGCGCCACATCTACAAAACCCGCGTGTTCTTCCTGGATGAAGACTCATGGCAGGTGTCTGCCACCGACATGTACGACAACCGTGATGAACTCTACCGTGTGGCCTTTGCCCATGGCTTGAACTATTACGAAGTGCCTGCGCACTGGAGTACGCTGGAAGTGTTCCACGACCTGCAATCACGCCGTTATCTGGCCATTGGTCTGGATAATGAAGGCAGCATGTACGACTTCGATGCCAAGCTGTCTGCGTCCGACTTCACACCGGACGCACTGCGTCGTGAAGGCGTGCGTTAA
- a CDS encoding efflux RND transporter permease subunit: MLERLVNGFESFLFRHRGWVISIFVLLTAFLGYQASQLKMDAAFVKNIPLNHSYMQTYLKHQKDFGGANSIMVAVEDTSGNIFNPVFFDALKNVHDQLFFIPGIERSQVKSLFSPSTRFTEVVEDGFAGGPVIPADYVNDDIGLAVVRDNIEKAGIVGRLIAEDYSAAMVSAQLMDFDPQTGEPLDTIALAAKLENELRGKYETDTIKVHIIGFAKMAGDVADGAKGVLLFFLIAIAITAVMVFLFSRSLVLTLLPLSCSLIAVVWQLGLLTVVGFGLDPMSILVPFLVFAIGVSHGVQIINAVRQRVLDGQQTKAAAASAFRSLLVPGGVALLSDTVGFITLLAIDIGIIRELAISASLGVAVIIFTNLILLPIVISFFEIKTKEGNGRAERSKAFWQPFSRFADIRVAAVVLLATAGVYALGLKGASEMKIGDLQGGAPALHADSRYNQDTFFITDHFSITTDVMTIITEAYPEACTYHDALERIGEFEWQVGNTPGVESTASLASIARKVNAGFNEGNPKWEVLPRNTSSLVQAVGQIPTTSGLLNGDCSVMPVYLFLKDHKAETIEAVVAKVKAVSAELNTDKIQFKLASGPVGVMAATNEAVAEAQTPMMLYVYGAVFVLCLVSFRSLRATIAVILPLYVVSTLAQALMTKLEIGLAVSTLPVIALGVGIGVDYGIYILSTMAVKLRDGMAVQQAYLEALQERGSAVIFTGLTLAIGVSTWFFSALKFQMDMGILLTFMFLVNMLGAIIILPALTAVFWPNRR, translated from the coding sequence ATGTTGGAAAGACTGGTCAATGGGTTTGAAAGTTTTCTCTTTCGCCATCGTGGTTGGGTAATCAGTATCTTTGTATTACTGACCGCCTTTTTAGGCTATCAGGCAAGCCAGCTGAAGATGGATGCGGCATTTGTCAAAAACATTCCCCTCAACCACAGCTACATGCAAACCTATCTCAAGCACCAAAAGGATTTTGGCGGTGCCAACTCGATTATGGTGGCCGTTGAGGATACCAGCGGGAATATCTTCAATCCGGTCTTTTTTGATGCACTGAAAAATGTGCACGACCAGCTGTTTTTTATCCCGGGTATCGAACGCTCTCAGGTGAAATCCCTGTTTTCTCCGTCGACCCGTTTTACTGAAGTAGTGGAAGATGGTTTTGCCGGTGGTCCGGTGATCCCGGCGGATTATGTTAACGACGACATTGGTCTGGCGGTGGTACGCGATAACATCGAAAAGGCGGGTATTGTTGGCCGTCTTATCGCCGAGGATTACAGCGCCGCCATGGTCTCAGCCCAGTTGATGGACTTTGACCCGCAAACCGGTGAGCCGCTGGATACCATCGCCCTTGCTGCCAAGCTGGAAAACGAACTGCGTGGTAAATATGAAACCGACACCATCAAGGTTCACATTATCGGTTTTGCCAAAATGGCCGGTGATGTGGCCGACGGTGCCAAGGGTGTACTGCTGTTCTTTTTGATAGCCATCGCCATTACGGCGGTCATGGTGTTCCTTTTCAGTCGTTCACTGGTGCTGACGCTGCTGCCCTTAAGTTGCAGTCTGATAGCCGTGGTGTGGCAGCTGGGTCTATTGACTGTAGTGGGCTTTGGGCTTGATCCCATGTCGATTCTGGTGCCGTTTTTGGTGTTTGCCATCGGTGTCAGCCACGGAGTACAAATCATTAACGCTGTGCGTCAGCGGGTGCTCGATGGTCAGCAAACCAAGGCCGCTGCGGCATCGGCATTCCGAAGCCTGCTGGTACCCGGTGGTGTGGCGCTGCTCTCCGACACGGTCGGCTTTATCACCCTGCTTGCCATCGATATCGGTATTATCCGGGAGCTGGCCATCTCGGCATCGCTCGGTGTTGCCGTGATCATTTTCACTAACCTGATTTTATTGCCAATTGTCATTTCCTTCTTTGAAATCAAAACGAAAGAAGGCAATGGCAGGGCGGAGCGCAGCAAGGCTTTCTGGCAGCCATTCTCGCGTTTTGCCGACATCCGCGTTGCCGCAGTCGTTTTGCTGGCCACTGCTGGCGTTTATGCACTGGGGCTGAAAGGTGCCAGTGAAATGAAAATAGGTGACTTGCAGGGCGGTGCGCCAGCGCTTCACGCCGATAGCCGCTACAACCAGGATACCTTTTTCATTACTGATCATTTCAGTATTACCACCGACGTGATGACCATCATCACCGAGGCCTATCCCGAGGCCTGTACCTACCACGATGCTCTGGAGCGCATCGGCGAGTTCGAGTGGCAGGTGGGCAATACGCCTGGGGTAGAGTCCACAGCCAGCCTTGCCTCCATTGCCCGCAAAGTGAATGCCGGTTTCAACGAAGGTAACCCCAAGTGGGAAGTGTTGCCCCGTAACACCTCAAGCCTGGTGCAAGCGGTGGGGCAAATCCCTACCACATCAGGTTTGTTGAATGGTGACTGCTCAGTGATGCCCGTGTATCTGTTCCTTAAAGATCACAAAGCCGAAACCATCGAAGCCGTTGTCGCCAAGGTAAAAGCCGTTTCGGCCGAACTGAACACCGATAAAATCCAGTTCAAGTTGGCATCCGGCCCGGTCGGGGTGATGGCCGCCACCAATGAGGCGGTCGCCGAGGCGCAAACGCCCATGATGCTCTATGTCTACGGCGCCGTGTTTGTGTTGTGTCTGGTGAGTTTCCGCTCGTTGAGGGCAACTATCGCGGTGATTTTGCCACTGTACGTGGTCTCAACGCTGGCGCAGGCACTGATGACAAAGCTGGAGATAGGTCTGGCAGTCAGCACCCTGCCTGTGATTGCGCTCGGTGTGGGTATAGGTGTGGATTATGGTATTTATATTCTGTCAACCATGGCGGTGAAACTGCGTGATGGCATGGCAGTACAGCAGGCATACCTGGAGGCATTACAGGAGCGGGGCAGTGCGGTCATCTTTACCGGGCTGACCCTGGCGATTGGGGTGAGTACCTGGTTTTTCTCGGCACTTAAGTTCCAGATGGACATGGGAATTTTGCTGACCTTTATGTTCCTGGTAAATATGCTTGGCGCCATAATTATTTTACCGGCGCTGACGGCTGTGTTCTGGCCCAATCGTCGATGA